A genomic window from Gossypium hirsutum isolate 1008001.06 chromosome D10, Gossypium_hirsutum_v2.1, whole genome shotgun sequence includes:
- the LOC121222107 gene encoding RING-H2 finger protein ATL72, with translation MADTMSFIIMHALLALWALIVALIMILMAILCFRKDSSNRDHEIGVTNYPIAEQGMHGPPLQKHEEASRPIMVGTVVLYKNEEGTESRCTECVICLEEFKDGDSCRVLTNCNHLYHQLCIDEWLVKDSHCPLCRGSTM, from the coding sequence ATGGCTGACACTATGAGTTTCATCATCATGCATGCATTGCTTGCATTATGGGCACTCATTGTTGCACTGATTATGATACTTATGGCTATCCTTTGTTTTCGTAAGGATTCTTCCAACCGAGATCATGAAATTGGGGTAACCAACTATCCGATAGCTGAACAGGGCATGCATGGACCGCCATTGCAGAAGCACGAAGAAGCTTCAAGGCCGATCATGGTCGGGACCGTTGTTCTGTACAAGAATGAAGAAGGAACTGAATCGCGTTGCACCGAGTGTGTTATATGCTTAGAAGAGTTCAAAGATGGAGATTCTTGTAGGGTTCTTACAAATTGCAACCATCTGTATCATCAACTTTGCATAGATGAATGGCTGGTTAAGGACTCGCATTGCCCCCTTTGTCGTGGTTCGACCATGTAA
- the LOC121222531 gene encoding uncharacterized protein: MLSGFSIPPGCRRTCLVAVIGGSVGDTFLFGTEDFKIGGFDGKFSLNKGYVTGILTIDTVADFLPRKGPLRQRRTGIAYISNVAVRERFRCKGIAKRLIAKAEAQAKSWGFRAVALHCDLNNPDAKKLYKDQGFRCITVSEGANWPQPKTAPDVKFNFMMKLLNTPTTTA, from the exons ATGCTGTCTGGATTCTCTATTCCTCCTGGTTGCCGGAGAACTTGTTTGGTTGCTGTCATTGGTGGTTCAGTTGGTGATACGTTTTTATTTGGAACTGAAGATTTCAAAATCGGAGGTTTCGACGGAAAATTCAGTCTTAATAAAGGGTATGTGACTGGTATATTAACTATCGATACCGTTGCCGATTTTCTTCCTAGAAAAGGACCACTTCGACAGAGAAG GACTGGAATTGCATACATATCAAATGTTGCGGTTCGGGAGAGATTCCGATGTAAGGGAATAGCTAAAAGGCTCATAGCCAAGGCTGAAGCTCAAGCAAAGAGCTGGGGCTTCCGTGCCGTTGCATTGCACTGCGATTTGAACAACCCCGATGCAAAAAAACTGTACAAAGACCAGGGTTTCAGATGCATTACGGTGTCGGAAGGAGCAAACTGGCCCCAGCCGAAGACCGCACCCGATGTGAAGTTCAACTTCATGATGAAGCTTCTAAACACCCCTACTACCACTGCATAA
- the LOC121222530 gene encoding phosphomannomutase/phosphoglucomutase isoform X2: protein MAAASSATAIPSLDKVDFLKLQNGSDIRGVAVSGVEGEPVSLTEPVTEAIAAGFAAWLLDKKKVDASRKLRVSIGHDSRISAQKLQDAVSRGIASAGLDVVQYGLASTPAMFNSTLTEDEAILCPADGAIMITASHLPYNRNGFKFFTNDGGLGKNDIKDILERAASIYSNFLAKGYSVKASESVKKIDYMAVYTSDLVKAVRKAAGNIEKPLEGFHIVVDAGNGAGGFFAAKVLEPLGAITSGSQFLEPDGMFPNHIPNPEDKAAMKAITQAVLDNKANLGIIFDTDVDRSAAVDSTGRELNRNRLIALISAIVLEEHPGTTIVTDSVTSDGLTSFIEKKLGGKHHRFKRGYKNVIDEAIRLNSIGEESHLAIETSGHGALKENHWLDDGAYLMVKLLNKLASARASGKGVGSKVLTDLVEGLEEPAIAVELRLKINQNHPDLKGRSFREYGEAVLQHLGNSIASNPKLQKAPVNYEGVRVSGFGGWFLLRLSLHDPVLPLNIEAPSHEDAVKLGLEVAAAVKEFQALDTSALDKFVQP, encoded by the exons ATGGCAG CTGCTTCATCTGCTACTGCAATACCATCTCTGGACAAAGTTGATTTTCTGAAGCTTCAGAATGGCAG TGATATTCGAGGTGTGGCTGTTTCTGGTGTTGAGGGAGAGCCTGTGAGCCTTACCGAGCCAGTTACAGAAGCAATAGCTGCTGGTTTTGCTGCATGGTTGCTAgataagaaaaaggttgatgCATCTCGAAAGTTGAGAGTTTCCATTGGTCATGATTCTCGTATATCTGCACAGAAATTACAG GATGCTGTTTCTCGAGGCATTGCTAGTGCAGGACTTGATGTTGTTCAATATGG TTTAGCATCTACACCGGCAATGTTTAATAGTACACTTACAGAAGATGAGGCAATCTTATGTCCAGCTGATGGGGCCATTATGATAACAG CTAGTCACCTTCCTTATAACAGGAATGGGTTCAAGTTCTTCACTAATGACGGAGGTCTTGGGAAAAATGACATAAAAGACATCTTGGAACGTGCTGCAAGTATATACAGTAATTTCCTTGCCAAAGGTTACTCAGTAAAGGCTTCTGAATCAGTTAAAAAGATTGACTATATGGCCGTTTATACATCTGATCTTGTGAAGGCAGTCCGAAAGGCTGCTGGGAATATAG AGAAGCCATTGGAAGGATTCCACATTGTTGTTGATGCAGGAAATGGTGCAGGAGGGTTTTTTGCA GCAAAAGTACTCGAGCCTCTTGGTGCCATCACTTCTGGTAGTCAGTTCTTGGAGCCAGACG GTATGTTTCCAAATCATATTCCAAACCCTGAGGATAAGGCTGCAATGAAAGCTATTACGCAAGCAGTTCTAGACAACAAGGCCAACTTGGGGATCATCTTTGATACAGATGTAGATAG GTCTGCTGCTGTGGATTCTACCGGACGTGAACTCAATCGAAATCGCTTGATTGCTTTAATATCCGCCATTGTTCTTGAGGAA CATCCAGGAACGACCATCGTTACGGACAGTGTGACTTCAGACGGGCTTACTTCATTCATTGAAAAGAAACTTG ggggaaaGCACCATAGATTCAAAAGAGGCTATAAGAATGTCATTGACGAGGCGATTCGATTG AACTCTATAGGAGAGGAATCACATCTAGCTATAGAAACCAGTGGCCATGGAGCTCTCAAAGAGAATCACTGGCTTGATGATGGGGCATACTTGATG GTCAAACTCCTAAATAAACTTGCTTCAGCAAGGGCTTCCGGCAAAGGTGTTGGAAGCAAAGTTTTAACCGATCTGGTCGAGGGTCTGGAGGAACCAGCTATTGCTGTGGAGCTGCGACTAAAGATTAATCAGAATCATCCCGATCTTAAAGGACG ATCCTTCCGGGAATACGGAGAAGCAGTGCTGCAACACTTGGGAAACTCCATTGCTTCAAACCCCAAGCTTCAGAAAGCACCTGTGAACTATGAAGGG GTTCGAGTTTCCGGGTTTGGAGGGTGGTTTCTCCTTAGGCTTTCACTTCATGATCCCGTCCTTCCTCTTAACATCGAG GCGCCAAGCCATGAAGATGCAGTGAAACTCGGACTCGAAGTAGCTGCTGCAGTGAAGGAATTTCAAGCATTGGACACATCTGCTTTAGACAAATTTGTCCAACCTTAA
- the LOC121222533 gene encoding uncharacterized protein translates to MRSLTLGTSLTLSPSSSTPTPSSKSPLSLLIKQPPPFYPPSPRVSNELSIPRFGACRATQVVDLFPTVSPEIVVREARLEDCWEVAETHCSSFFPEYSFPLDFVLRVDRLVGMLSGFSIPPGCRRTCLVAVIGGSVGDTFLFGTEDFKIGGFDGKFSLNKGYVTGILTIDTVADFLPRKGPLRQRRTGIAYISNVAVRERFRRKGIAKRLIAKAEAQAKSWGCRAVALHCDLNNPGATKLYKDQGFRCIKVPEGANWPQPKTAPNVKFNFMMKLLNTPTTTA, encoded by the exons ATGCGGAGCTTAACATTGGGTACTTCACTTACACTGTCTCCATCATCATCAACCCCAACACCTTCCTCAAAATCCCCTCTTTCCCTTTTAATCAAACAGCCTCCACCCTTTTACCCTCCTTCTCCCAGGGTTTCTAATGAATTATCAATCCCCAGATTTG GAGCATGTAGAGCTACTCAAGTTGTCGATCTCTTTCCGACCGTGTCTCCCGAGATTGTTGTTCGGGAGGCACGGTTAGAGGATTGTTGGGAAGTAGCTGAGACGCACTGCAGCTCGTTCTTCCCCGAATATTCCTTCCCTTTGGATTTCGTGCTACGAGTTGATAGACTGGTGGGGATGCTGTCTGGATTCTCTATTCCTCCTGGTTGCCGGAGAACTTGTTTGGTTGCTGTCATTGGTGGTTCAGTTGGTGATACGTTTTTATTTGGAACTGAAGATTTCAAAATCGGAGGTTTTGACGGAAAATTCAGTCTTAATAAAGGGTATGTGACTGGTATATTAACTATCGATACCGTTGCCGATTTTCTTCCTAGAAAAGGACCACTTCGACAGAGAAG GACTGGAATTGCATACATATCAAATGTTGCGGTCCGGGAGAGATTCCGTCGTAAGGGAATAGCTAAAAGGCTCATAGCCAAGGCTGAAGCTCAAGCAAAGAGCTGGGGCTGCCGTGCCGTTGCGTTGCACTGCGATTTGAATAACCCTGGTGCAACAAAACTGTACAAAGACCAGGGTTTCAGATGCATTAAGGTGCCGGAAGGAGCAAACTGGCCCCAGCCGAAGACCGCACCCAATGTGAAGTTCAACTTCATGATGAAGCTTCTAAACACCCCTACTACCACTGCATAA
- the LOC121222529 gene encoding auxin response factor 16 isoform X2 yields MITVMDSRKEVVKNSEKCLDPQLWHACAGGMVQMPSVNSKVFYFPQGHAEHANGNVDFGNLPIPSLVLCRVSAVRFMADPETDEVYAKIMLVPLRENSFGVEDDGFDGNVGVENPEKSASFAKTLTQSDANNGGGFSVPRYCAETIFPRLDYNAEPPVQTILAKDVHGEVWKFRHIYRGTPRRHLLTTGWSNFVNHKKLVAGDSIVFLRADNGDLCVGIRRAKRGLGGGHEFPGWNSASGTSGSQIGSYSPFLREGESKLMRKDCNGDPRGRVRADSVIEAASRAASGQPFEVVYYPRTSTPEFCVKASSIRAAMQIQWYPGMRFKMPFETEDSSRISWFMGAISTAKVVDPIRWPNSPWRLLQVAWDEPDLLHNVKRVSPWLVELVTNIPAINLNPFSPPRKKMRLPQHPDISFLNQIPMPSFSGNSFRSSSPMRCITDNIPGGIQGARHEPFGLSSSDLRSNKLHSGNPTQSLKQSNDSKTPHIVLFGQLIFCEQRASQSCSGDTVGNSSSDGNTEKTAISSDGTGSVLHQNVRENSSDEGFPWCKEHQKTDLGLETGHCKVFMESENVGRTLDLSVLGSYEELFGKLANMFGIESSEMLSSVLYRDAAGSVKNTGDEPFSEFMKTARRLTILMDSSSDNLER; encoded by the exons ATGATAACAGTCATGGATTCTAGGAAAGAAGTTGtgaaaaattcagaaaaatgctTAGATCCTCAGCTATGGCATGCTTGTGCTGGTGGTATGGTACAAATGCCATCAGTGAACTCTAAGGTGTTCTATTTCCCTCAGGGTCATGCTGAGCATGCCAATGGGAATGTAGATTTTGGGAATCTCCCGATTCCGTCACTCGTCTTGTGTCGGGTTTCCGCCGTTAGGTTTATGGCGGATCCCGAAACCGATGAGGTTTATGCTAAAATCATGTTGGTTCCTTTGAGAGAGAACAgttttggggttgaagatgatGGTTTTGATGGGAATGTTGGGGTGGAGAACCCTGAAAAATCTGCTTCCTTTGCTAAGACATTGACTCAGTCTGATGCTAACAACGGTGGGGGGTTCTCGGTTCCGCGGTATTGCGCGGAGACTATATTTCCTAGGTTGGATTATAATGCTGAACCCCCTGTTCAGACTATTCTTGCTAAGGATGTTCATGGTGAGGTTTGGAAATTTAGGCATATATATAGGGGGACGCCTCGTCGACATCTTTTGACGACGGGGTGGAGTAATTTCGTGAACCACAAGAAGCTTGTGGCTGGTGATTCGATTGTGTTTCTTAGAGCTGATAATGGAGATCTTTGTGTGGGGATTCGTAGGGCGAAAAGAGGACTTGGGGGTGGACATGAATTTCCGGGATGGAACTCTGCGAGTGGAACCTCTGGTTCACAAATTGGGAGTTATTCTCCGTTTTTGAGGGAGGGGGAGAGTAAATTGATGAGGAAGGATTGTAATGGGGATCCAAGGGGAAGAGTAAGGGCTGACTCCGTGATTGAAGCTGCGAGTCGTGCAGCTAGTGGGCAGCCCTTTGAGGTCGTTTACTATCCACGAACTAGCACTCCTGAGTTCTGCGTGAAGGCCTCATCCATTAGAGCTGCAATGCAAATCCAGTGGTATCCTGGGATGAGGTTCAAAATGCCTTTCGAAACTGAGGACTCTTCACGGATTAGCTGGTTCATGGGAGCGATATCTACTGCTAAGGTTGTCGATCCCATCCGTTGGCCTAATTCTCCATGGCGACTACTGCAG GTAGCATGGGATGAGCCAGATTTACTCCACAATGTGAAGCGTGTTAGCCCATGGTTGGTTGAATTGGTCACAAACATACCAGCTATTAATCTTAATCCTTTCTCGCCACCAAGGAAAAAGATGCGGCTTCCACAACACCCAGACATTTCCTTTCTTAACCAAATTCCAATGCCATCATTTTCCGGGAACTCTTTCAGATCCAGCAGCCCCATGCGTTGCATTACTGACAACATTCCTGGAGGTATACAGGGAGCCAGGCATGAACCGTTCGGATTATCTTCATCAGATCTCCGCTCCAACAAGCTGCATTCAG GAAATCCGACCCAGAGTTTGAAACAAAGCAATGATAGCAAGACACCCCATATTGTATTGTTCGGTCAACTCATTTTCTGTGAGCAGCGGGCTTCTCAGAGCTGCTCAGGTGATACAGTTGGAAACAGTTCATCAGATGGGAATACAGAGAAGACTGCTATTTCCTCTGATGGAACTGGATCTGTGTTACATCAAAATGTTCGGGAAAATTCTTCGGATGAAGGGTTTCCTTGGTGCAAAGAGCATCAAAAAACTGATCTAGGATTGGAGACTGGTCATTGCAAAGTGTTTATGGAATCAGAGAATGTAGGTAGAACCCTTGATCTTTCAGTTCTGGGATCATATGAAGAGCTGTTTGGGAAGCTGGCCAACATGTTTGGCATAGAAAGTTCAGAGATGCTGAGCAGTGTGCTCTACCGCGATGCTGCCGGTTCAGTTAAAAACACTGGAGATGAGCCCTTCAG CGAGTTTATGAAGACAGCAAGGAGGCTAACGATTCTCATGGATTCAAGCAGTGACAACTTAGAAAGATAG
- the LOC121222108 gene encoding RING-H2 finger protein ATL73, translating into MADTMSLIIMYALVALWGLIIVLIMILMVVLCFRMDSSNRDPENGVSNYPIAEQGMQGPPLQKQFKETSRPIMVGTVVQYKNEEGTESRCTECVICLEEFKDGDSCRVLTNCNHLYHQLCMDEWLVRNSHCPLCRGSTM; encoded by the coding sequence ATGGCAGACACCATGAGTTTAATCATCATGTATGCATTGGTTGCATTATGGGGACTCATTATTGTACTGATTATGATACTTATGGTTGTCCTTTGTTTTCGCATGGATTCTTCCAACCGAGATCCCGAAAATGGGGTATCCAACTATCCGATAGCTGAACAGGGCATGCAAGGACCACCATTGCAGAAGCAGTTTAAAGAAACTTCAAGGCCGATCATGGTCGGGACCGTTGTTCAGTACAAGAACGAAGAAGGAACTGAATCGCGTTGCACCGAGTGTGTCATATGCTTAGAAGAGTTCAAAGATGGAGATTCTTGTAGGGTTCTTACAAACTGCAACCATCTGTATCATCAACTTTGCATGGATGAATGGCTGGTTAGGAACTCGCATTGCCCCCTTTGTCGTGGTTCGACCATGTAA
- the LOC121222530 gene encoding phosphomannomutase/phosphoglucomutase isoform X1, giving the protein MAALSGKVVQNVFIAQFYQQNRQFGTQYQRDSCVPYMRALPPFHGGKLAWTSNSSMQMRNLLKYQNGFVNRRTFYCNAASSATAIPSLDKVDFLKLQNGSDIRGVAVSGVEGEPVSLTEPVTEAIAAGFAAWLLDKKKVDASRKLRVSIGHDSRISAQKLQDAVSRGIASAGLDVVQYGLASTPAMFNSTLTEDEAILCPADGAIMITASHLPYNRNGFKFFTNDGGLGKNDIKDILERAASIYSNFLAKGYSVKASESVKKIDYMAVYTSDLVKAVRKAAGNIEKPLEGFHIVVDAGNGAGGFFAAKVLEPLGAITSGSQFLEPDGMFPNHIPNPEDKAAMKAITQAVLDNKANLGIIFDTDVDRSAAVDSTGRELNRNRLIALISAIVLEEHPGTTIVTDSVTSDGLTSFIEKKLGGKHHRFKRGYKNVIDEAIRLNSIGEESHLAIETSGHGALKENHWLDDGAYLMVKLLNKLASARASGKGVGSKVLTDLVEGLEEPAIAVELRLKINQNHPDLKGRSFREYGEAVLQHLGNSIASNPKLQKAPVNYEGVRVSGFGGWFLLRLSLHDPVLPLNIEAPSHEDAVKLGLEVAAAVKEFQALDTSALDKFVQP; this is encoded by the exons ATGGCAG CATTGTCAGGGAAGGTTGTTCAAAATGTTTTTATTGCACAGTTCTACCAACAGAATAGGCAGTTCGGGACCCAATATCAAAGGGACAGTTGTGTCCCTTATATGCGCGCCTTGCCTCCTTTTCATGGAGGGAAGTTAGCATGGACTAGCAACTCCTCCATGCAAATGCGCAACCTACTGAAATATCAGAATGGTTTTGTTAACCGAAGAACTTTTTACTGCAACG CTGCTTCATCTGCTACTGCAATACCATCTCTGGACAAAGTTGATTTTCTGAAGCTTCAGAATGGCAG TGATATTCGAGGTGTGGCTGTTTCTGGTGTTGAGGGAGAGCCTGTGAGCCTTACCGAGCCAGTTACAGAAGCAATAGCTGCTGGTTTTGCTGCATGGTTGCTAgataagaaaaaggttgatgCATCTCGAAAGTTGAGAGTTTCCATTGGTCATGATTCTCGTATATCTGCACAGAAATTACAG GATGCTGTTTCTCGAGGCATTGCTAGTGCAGGACTTGATGTTGTTCAATATGG TTTAGCATCTACACCGGCAATGTTTAATAGTACACTTACAGAAGATGAGGCAATCTTATGTCCAGCTGATGGGGCCATTATGATAACAG CTAGTCACCTTCCTTATAACAGGAATGGGTTCAAGTTCTTCACTAATGACGGAGGTCTTGGGAAAAATGACATAAAAGACATCTTGGAACGTGCTGCAAGTATATACAGTAATTTCCTTGCCAAAGGTTACTCAGTAAAGGCTTCTGAATCAGTTAAAAAGATTGACTATATGGCCGTTTATACATCTGATCTTGTGAAGGCAGTCCGAAAGGCTGCTGGGAATATAG AGAAGCCATTGGAAGGATTCCACATTGTTGTTGATGCAGGAAATGGTGCAGGAGGGTTTTTTGCA GCAAAAGTACTCGAGCCTCTTGGTGCCATCACTTCTGGTAGTCAGTTCTTGGAGCCAGACG GTATGTTTCCAAATCATATTCCAAACCCTGAGGATAAGGCTGCAATGAAAGCTATTACGCAAGCAGTTCTAGACAACAAGGCCAACTTGGGGATCATCTTTGATACAGATGTAGATAG GTCTGCTGCTGTGGATTCTACCGGACGTGAACTCAATCGAAATCGCTTGATTGCTTTAATATCCGCCATTGTTCTTGAGGAA CATCCAGGAACGACCATCGTTACGGACAGTGTGACTTCAGACGGGCTTACTTCATTCATTGAAAAGAAACTTG ggggaaaGCACCATAGATTCAAAAGAGGCTATAAGAATGTCATTGACGAGGCGATTCGATTG AACTCTATAGGAGAGGAATCACATCTAGCTATAGAAACCAGTGGCCATGGAGCTCTCAAAGAGAATCACTGGCTTGATGATGGGGCATACTTGATG GTCAAACTCCTAAATAAACTTGCTTCAGCAAGGGCTTCCGGCAAAGGTGTTGGAAGCAAAGTTTTAACCGATCTGGTCGAGGGTCTGGAGGAACCAGCTATTGCTGTGGAGCTGCGACTAAAGATTAATCAGAATCATCCCGATCTTAAAGGACG ATCCTTCCGGGAATACGGAGAAGCAGTGCTGCAACACTTGGGAAACTCCATTGCTTCAAACCCCAAGCTTCAGAAAGCACCTGTGAACTATGAAGGG GTTCGAGTTTCCGGGTTTGGAGGGTGGTTTCTCCTTAGGCTTTCACTTCATGATCCCGTCCTTCCTCTTAACATCGAG GCGCCAAGCCATGAAGATGCAGTGAAACTCGGACTCGAAGTAGCTGCTGCAGTGAAGGAATTTCAAGCATTGGACACATCTGCTTTAGACAAATTTGTCCAACCTTAA
- the LOC121222529 gene encoding auxin response factor 18 isoform X1: MITVMDSRKEVVKNSEKCLDPQLWHACAGGMVQMPSVNSKVFYFPQGHAEHANGNVDFGNLPIPSLVLCRVSAVRFMADPETDEVYAKIMLVPLRENSFGVEDDGFDGNVGVENPEKSASFAKTLTQSDANNGGGFSVPRYCAETIFPRLDYNAEPPVQTILAKDVHGEVWKFRHIYRGTPRRHLLTTGWSNFVNHKKLVAGDSIVFLRADNGDLCVGIRRAKRGLGGGHEFPGWNSASGTSGSQIGSYSPFLREGESKLMRKDCNGDPRGRVRADSVIEAASRAASGQPFEVVYYPRTSTPEFCVKASSIRAAMQIQWYPGMRFKMPFETEDSSRISWFMGAISTAKVVDPIRWPNSPWRLLQVAWDEPDLLHNVKRVSPWLVELVTNIPAINLNPFSPPRKKMRLPQHPDISFLNQIPMPSFSGNSFRSSSPMRCITDNIPGGIQGARHEPFGLSSSDLRSNKLHSGLFPSGFHQLDRTAPPTRLSGDNFCSDNANNTNISSLLTIGNPTQSLKQSNDSKTPHIVLFGQLIFCEQRASQSCSGDTVGNSSSDGNTEKTAISSDGTGSVLHQNVRENSSDEGFPWCKEHQKTDLGLETGHCKVFMESENVGRTLDLSVLGSYEELFGKLANMFGIESSEMLSSVLYRDAAGSVKNTGDEPFSEFMKTARRLTILMDSSSDNLER, from the exons ATGATAACAGTCATGGATTCTAGGAAAGAAGTTGtgaaaaattcagaaaaatgctTAGATCCTCAGCTATGGCATGCTTGTGCTGGTGGTATGGTACAAATGCCATCAGTGAACTCTAAGGTGTTCTATTTCCCTCAGGGTCATGCTGAGCATGCCAATGGGAATGTAGATTTTGGGAATCTCCCGATTCCGTCACTCGTCTTGTGTCGGGTTTCCGCCGTTAGGTTTATGGCGGATCCCGAAACCGATGAGGTTTATGCTAAAATCATGTTGGTTCCTTTGAGAGAGAACAgttttggggttgaagatgatGGTTTTGATGGGAATGTTGGGGTGGAGAACCCTGAAAAATCTGCTTCCTTTGCTAAGACATTGACTCAGTCTGATGCTAACAACGGTGGGGGGTTCTCGGTTCCGCGGTATTGCGCGGAGACTATATTTCCTAGGTTGGATTATAATGCTGAACCCCCTGTTCAGACTATTCTTGCTAAGGATGTTCATGGTGAGGTTTGGAAATTTAGGCATATATATAGGGGGACGCCTCGTCGACATCTTTTGACGACGGGGTGGAGTAATTTCGTGAACCACAAGAAGCTTGTGGCTGGTGATTCGATTGTGTTTCTTAGAGCTGATAATGGAGATCTTTGTGTGGGGATTCGTAGGGCGAAAAGAGGACTTGGGGGTGGACATGAATTTCCGGGATGGAACTCTGCGAGTGGAACCTCTGGTTCACAAATTGGGAGTTATTCTCCGTTTTTGAGGGAGGGGGAGAGTAAATTGATGAGGAAGGATTGTAATGGGGATCCAAGGGGAAGAGTAAGGGCTGACTCCGTGATTGAAGCTGCGAGTCGTGCAGCTAGTGGGCAGCCCTTTGAGGTCGTTTACTATCCACGAACTAGCACTCCTGAGTTCTGCGTGAAGGCCTCATCCATTAGAGCTGCAATGCAAATCCAGTGGTATCCTGGGATGAGGTTCAAAATGCCTTTCGAAACTGAGGACTCTTCACGGATTAGCTGGTTCATGGGAGCGATATCTACTGCTAAGGTTGTCGATCCCATCCGTTGGCCTAATTCTCCATGGCGACTACTGCAG GTAGCATGGGATGAGCCAGATTTACTCCACAATGTGAAGCGTGTTAGCCCATGGTTGGTTGAATTGGTCACAAACATACCAGCTATTAATCTTAATCCTTTCTCGCCACCAAGGAAAAAGATGCGGCTTCCACAACACCCAGACATTTCCTTTCTTAACCAAATTCCAATGCCATCATTTTCCGGGAACTCTTTCAGATCCAGCAGCCCCATGCGTTGCATTACTGACAACATTCCTGGAGGTATACAGGGAGCCAGGCATGAACCGTTCGGATTATCTTCATCAGATCTCCGCTCCAACAAGCTGCATTCAGGTCTGTTTCCATCTGGTTTTCATCAACTTGATCGTACTGCCCCACCTACTAGACTTTCCGGCGACAACTTTTGTAGCGACAACGCGAACAATACCAATATATCTTCCTTGTTGACAATAGGAAATCCGACCCAGAGTTTGAAACAAAGCAATGATAGCAAGACACCCCATATTGTATTGTTCGGTCAACTCATTTTCTGTGAGCAGCGGGCTTCTCAGAGCTGCTCAGGTGATACAGTTGGAAACAGTTCATCAGATGGGAATACAGAGAAGACTGCTATTTCCTCTGATGGAACTGGATCTGTGTTACATCAAAATGTTCGGGAAAATTCTTCGGATGAAGGGTTTCCTTGGTGCAAAGAGCATCAAAAAACTGATCTAGGATTGGAGACTGGTCATTGCAAAGTGTTTATGGAATCAGAGAATGTAGGTAGAACCCTTGATCTTTCAGTTCTGGGATCATATGAAGAGCTGTTTGGGAAGCTGGCCAACATGTTTGGCATAGAAAGTTCAGAGATGCTGAGCAGTGTGCTCTACCGCGATGCTGCCGGTTCAGTTAAAAACACTGGAGATGAGCCCTTCAG CGAGTTTATGAAGACAGCAAGGAGGCTAACGATTCTCATGGATTCAAGCAGTGACAACTTAGAAAGATAG